The DNA region CCAGCCGCTTCGCTTCGCGTTCTTGTTGTCAGCGCTGCTTGGCGCCGTCCCCGACGCCGCTGGCTTCTTTGCCAACGGCAGCTGGCCGGCCACGGCGGTCGATGGTCCGACCCCCGCTAGCGGCGTTCCGATCACGCTCACCTGGAGCATCGTGGCCGATGGCGTGCCCATACCCAGCCTGGGGCCGAGCCCCGGCCGCGCCAACAACCTCGCCGCCGTGTTCGACGGCCTGATCGGAGGCAGCGGCGTGCCGGATGTTGTCGACAAGCCCTGGTTCGCCTTGATCGAAGACTCGTTCGATCGCTGGGCCGAGCTAAGCGGCGTCACGCTGCTCTACGAGCCCAACGACGACGGCCAGCCGCTTGGCGCCGCCCCCGGCGTGCCGGGGGTGCGGGGCGACATCCGCCTGGCGGGCGCCTCGATCGACGGCGTCGGGACCGCCCTCGGGCAGTCCGGCTACTTGCCCGATGGCGACATCACGCTGGATACCAGCGAGGCGGCGTACTTCGGCGACCCGACGGACGACTACCTCCGTTTCCGCCACACCCTGATGCACGAGATCGGGCACAGCCTGGGGCTGGGCCACACCGAGTCGTTCAACGCCTTGGTGCTGATGAGCCCCACCGCCAGCACGGCGTTCGACGGCCCACAGTTCGACGACCTCCGCGGCGCCCACCAGCTCTACGGCGACGCCTACGAGAAGCAGGCCGCGGCCGGCAACAACGCCCCGGGCTCGGCGACGCCGCTGGGCGCATTGGCCATCGGCGGGTCGCTGCAGATCGGTGGGGACGTGCCCGCCAGTTCTGCCCCAATCGGCCCCCAGCAAACCGACTTCGTCAGCATCACCAACCAATCGGACGAGGACTACTTCGCGTTCACGATTGCCGAGCCCGCCTCGGTCGACCTGACCCTGACGCCGGTCGGCCGCACCTACAGCGAACGCTCGAACCCCAGCGACCTCTATACCACAGTCAACTCGGCTCGGCAGAGCGACCTGAGCCTGCAACTCTATCGTGCGGCGGGGGGGACCCCCGTCTTGCTGGCGACCGCCGCGGCCGCGGGGCTTGGCGTAGCGGAATCGCTGCTCGGGGTCGAGTTGTCGCTGCCCGGCGAGTACCTGGTGCGTGTGGCGGGCGGCGCCGACAGCGTGCAGTTCTATTCTCTTGCGATCGCCGCCGAGGCGGTGGTCATCGATCCGCCCACGCTCGTGGGCGACTTCAACCAAGACGGCTTGGTCGACGCCGCAGACTACTCGGTGTGGCGCGACCTGTTGGGGACGAGCACGCCGCTCGCCAACGCCCCAGACTCCCCCGGCATCGTCGACCAGGCGGACTACCAGAGCTGGCGTACGGCGTTCGGCGGACGGCTTGAGGCGGCCGGCGTGACGCCGGTTCCCGAGCCGGCGTCGGTGACGTTTTGCATCGTTGTTGCAGCGCTAACTTATGTGCGGCGAACCGCTTGGCTTTAGGGCAGCAGATGTCTTGTAGGACCGGCAATGGCCAACTACGATCGACTTCGTTCGCGGCGTTCAAGTCTCAGGCGGAGTTCTGACGCGCCAACCCTTGCTTTACGATCCCCCCCCTGTTTGGTACCTGAGGAATTCCGCCAATGAGCCCGCACCAAGATCGTGACGCCGCGGCGTCACACAAGACTTCTAGCCGCCGCGTTGCTTACACGCTCGCCGCCGGCGCCGCCGCGGGTGGTCTCGCCGCCGACTCGGATGGGGCGGTTGTCTACTCGGGTCCACAAGACCTTCCGGTCGCCCAGTTCGGCGCCCTGGACCTGAACCTCGATGGCGACGCATACACCGATGTTCTCTTGAAGAACTACGTCCTGGGCGCAGGCAATTACCAGGGCGCGACCGTGAACGGTTACCCCGGGAAACTGGTGGGCTTTAACAACGGCCTCGCCTACGTCTCTGCGCTCTCCGCGGGCAGCTTGATCGACGGGTCCACGTTGGGTACGGGCTTCTTCGGGTCGCTCGCCTACGGGGCCGCCAATCCGAATGCAGAGTTCAATAGCGTTAGCGGCGCCTACATCGGATTGAGTTTCCCGATCGGCGGCAATGCTCCCCAGTTCGCGCACTACGGCTGGGTCCGCGTGAGCATCGACAACGCCGCCGGGACCTTCGTGATCAACGATTGGGCGTACGACGACGTCCCCGGGCAGGGGATCCTCGCGGGCCAGGTGCCCGAGCCCGGTTCACTCGGCCTGTTGGCCGCCGGCGCCCTGGGCGTCGCGGCGCTGAAGCGACGCCGCTCGGCCGCGCAGGCCTGAGCGCTGCGACTGTGCACAGACGCGTTGGCGACCTTTCTTGGCGACGCTCCAAGAGCGGCCGGCGGGCCCGCGTCTGGTTTGTGAAACCTGTTCTCGAAAGGAGTCGACCGATCGTGCACGCACCCCAGCAATCGAATGCCCTGCCGAACGCCATCCCCTCCGGCGGCGCCGCCAACGCCCGACGCCTGGCCTACGCGCTGGCCGCCGGCGCGGCCGCGGGGTCGGCCGACGCCGCCGTGGTGTGGTCGGGCGTGCAGGACTTGAGCATCGGCCAGGGGCTGGCCCAGGACCTCAACCTCGACGGCGACGCGTTTACCGACGTGCTGCTGAAGAACTACGTCTTCTTCGGCGGCAACTACCAGGGCGCCACGGTCAACGGCGCCCCGGGCCAGCTGGCGGCGTTTCGGGGCGCCCTGATCTACGCCTCGGCGCTGGGGAGCGGCGCCATGATCGACGCATCGGTCGTCGGCCCCACCTTCTTTGGGTCGCTCGCCTACGGCGCCGCCAACCCGGCCGCCGAGTTCAACGACGTCGAAGGCGCCTTCCTGGGGCTGAGCTTCCCGATCGGCGGCAACGCACAAGCCAATATCCACTACGGCTGGCTGCGCGTCTCGGTCAACAACGCCGCCGGCACGTTTGTGGTGAACGACTGGGCGTACGACGACGATCCCGGCGTCGGGATCCTCACCGGCGACACCGGACCGGCCGGGACGCCGGGCGACTTCAACGAAGACGGCCTTGTCGACGCCGCCGACTACTCGGTGTGGCGCGACAACCTCGGCGCCCAGGTCGGGCTGCCCAACGGCGTCGACAACGGCGGCCCCGTGGGCCAGGCCGACTACGACCTGTGGGCCGCCGGTTTCGGCGGCCCCGCCGCGGGCGAGGCAGCGGCCGGCGCCGCGGTCCCCGAGCCCTCGACGCTCGGGCTGCTCGCCGCGGGCGTGCTGGGGGTCGCCGCGTTGCGCCGCAAACGGGGGCGCCCCGGCTGATGCGGTTCGAACGCAATCGAGGAAGCGACGCCCCCGACCGCGTGCTGCTGGTCGGTTGGGACGCGGCCGACTGGCAGATGATCCAGCCGCTGGTTGAGCGGGGGTTGATGCCGACGCTCGCGTCGCTGATGCGCGAGGGCGCCTGGGGCAACCTGGCCAGCATCCAGCCGATGCTCTCGCCGATGCTGTGGAACAGCATCGCCACCGGCAAACGCGCCTCGAAGCACGGCGTCTACGGGTTCACCGAGCCCGACCCCGACCACGGCGGGGTCCGCCCCTCCTCGAGCACCACCCGCAAGTGCAAGGCGCTGTGGAATATCGCCACGCAGTGCGGCCTGAAGTCGAACGTGGTGGGCTGGTACGCGTCGCACCCGGCCGAACCGATCGACGGCGTGATGGTGTCCAACCAGTTCGAGGTGTTCCGGCCGCAGGGGGACGGCGTCTCGCCCCCGGCCCCCCAAAGCGTGCACCCGCCGGAGCTGCTCGAGAGCCTCGCGGAGCTGCGGGTCCGGCCCGCCGAGATCGACGCGGCCGCGATCCTCCCCTTTATCCCCGACGCGGCGCGTCTGGTCGGCCAGGACGCGCACCGCGTCGGCAAGCTCCAACAGCTGCTGGCGCAGACCGCCACGGTGCACGCGGCCGCCACCCGGCTGATGACCGACACCGACTGGGACTTCTCGGCGGTCTACTACGAGGGGATCGACCGCTTCGGGCACGAGTTCATGGAGTTCCATCCCCCGAAGATGGACGCGGTGTCGCAGGCCGACTTTGAGGCCTACCGCCACTGCATGGCCGGCGTCTACCGGTTCCACGACATGATGCTCCAGACGCTGCTGACCCTGGCCGGCGACCGCACGGCCGTGGTGCTGATGTCGGACCACGGCTACTACAGCAATCACCTGCGGCCCGACCCGCGGCCCGGCAAGGCGGGGCCGGTCGAGTGGCACCGGCCGTTCGGCGTGCTCGCCGCGAAGGGGCCGGGCGTACGCCCGGGCTCGCGGCTGTTCGGGGCGTCGATCCTCGACGTGGCGCCGACCGTGCTGCGGCTGCTGGGCCTCCCCGCCGGCTACGACATGCCGGGCCGAGAGCTCGCCGAGGCGCTCGTCTGCCCGCCGGGCCCCGAGCGGGTCAACTCCTGGGAGCAGATCGACGGACCGTGCGGCATGCACCCGGCCGACCTGCGGGTCGACCCCGTCGAGGCCCGCGAGGCGATGCAGCAACTGGTCGCGTTGGGGTACATCGACGCGCCCAGCGAAGACACCGAGGCCTCGGTGCGGGACACGATCGCGCAGAACCAGCTGGTGCTGGCCCAATCGATGGTCGACGCAGGCGAGTTCCAAGAGGCGCTCGCGGTGATCGACGCCATCGACCCCACGCTCCGAGAGACAACGCCGGGGCAGTTGCTACGCGCCTCGTGCCTGCTGGCCCTCGGCGATCGGGCCGCGGCCAGGCAGACGCTGGCGCCGCTCGCCGACTCGGGCGAAGACGCCCCGCGCATGCACATGATGCTGGGGACGCTGGAGCTGGCCGACGGCGACACCGAGCAGGCCCTGGCCCACTTCCAGCAGGTCGCCGCCGCCAGCCCTCGGCTTCCGGGGCTGCACACCAAGCTGGGGGGCGTCTACCTCACCGTGGGGCGGTACGACCAAGCCATCGAGGCCTACGAGAGGGCGCTCGAGATCGACCCCGAGAGCCCGCCGGCGCTCGAGGGCCTCGCGCGGGCCAGGCTCGAGACCGGCCGGCCCCAGGAGGCCCTCGACCTGGCGCTGTGTGCGGCCGAGTTTGTGCACCAGTTCCCCAGGGCCCACCTGACGATCGGCAGGGCGATGATCGCGTTGGGCGACTACCCCGGCGCCGCCGAGGCGCTGGAGTTGTGCGTCCGTCAGGCGCCCAAGCTGGCCGACGCACACCGCGCGCTCGCCGCGGTTTACCGCGAGCTGGGAGACTCGGCCCGGGCGGTCGAGTCCGAACTGCGCGCCTCTCGGGTGCTCGCTTGAACCAACCACAGGAGAACCCTATGCCGCTCCAGAACGCCCCGTCCGCCGAGCGGCGCCCGTGGCTGCCCGCCGCCTTTGCCTGCGTGGCGGCCTCGGTGATCTGTTGCGCCGCCGCCGGCTGCGGCGGGCCGGACGAGCCGCAGAATCAGGTCCCCGAGAACCCCGCGCCGCTGCCCGACCCCAGTGAACGGATCGAGGGCTAACCCGTCCGTCTCGACCAACCCGAGGAATCCCAGATGCGTGGCGCCATATTGCCAGTGATTACGGTCTGCAATGCGGCGCTGGGGACCGGCGTGCCTGCCCGCCGTCGGGGTCCGTCCCCCCGCCCCGGCTTTACGCTGGTAGAGCTGCTGGTGGTGATCGCGATCATCGGCATCCTTGTAGCGATGCTGCTCCCCGCGGTGCAGTCGGCCCGCGAGGCCTCGCGTCGGTCCTCATGCGCAAACAACATCCGCCAGCTGGGGATCGCGGCGCTCAACTTCGAGTCGGGCAACCGGCGCCTGCCCCCCGGCTTCTTGGGCAGCAAGAACTACGCGTTCCCCAACGCGAACGCCGAGGGGGCCGGCAAGTTCAATCAGTGGGTAGGAGTGCTGGCCCAGCTGCTCCCGTACGTCGAGGCCGGCGCCGTGCACGACCGACTCACCACCGACTACGGCATCGGCGCCGACCAGTACGACCTGAACTACTGGACCAGCCCCAACGCCTGGGCCGCCGGCCAGAGCCGGATCACCAACTTCCGCTGCCCGACGGTCCCGGACGAGCTCCCGGTAGACGCCGTGGTCGACAAGGTCTACGTCAAGGACGGCGGCGGCTCTAGCAGCCCGGTGCCGGTGGCTACCTTCGAGAGCCCCAGCGGCGCCAACTATCAGCAGAAGTCCGCCGTGTGGCCCGTCCCCACCGGGTCGGTCCTGGGGCTCACCAGCTATCAGGGGGTCTGGGGCGTGTACGGCGAGGTTGGGCCGAACGCCCGCGTGGTGTCGGCCGACGGCACGGTGTTTAGCGTCGACCGCGACCTGCTGGGTGTATTCAGCATCCGCTCGAAGACACGCATGGGTCAGGTGACCGACGGCACATCAAAGACGCTGATGTTTGGCGAGGCGCCGGGAACGATCGGCTCGAACTTCATCGACGGCGTCTCCGGCAACCGCACCGGTGGGTTCTCGCAGGGGGTGGCCTGGATCGGCTCCTGCCTGTTGCCCACCTACCTGGGGCTCGACCTGGGCCGCGAGACGCAGTTCGCGGCCGCGGGCGACAACCCGCAGTACAACACCAAGTGGTCGTACTTCGGGTCGATGCACCCCGGCGTGGTGCAGTTCACGTTCGTCGACGGTTCGACGCGTTCGCTGACCCGCGAGATCGACGTCGACCTCTTCAAGGCCCTCTCGTCGATGCGCGGCGGCGAGCTCGTCAGCGAAGACCAGCTCTAGAACGCAACCAGTCGCAGGCCCGCTGCTGGTAGGCCCGGGCTAGTAGGTCTGGGCTAGTAGACGCGACGTCGCTCACGCTTGCTTGCGGCAGCGGTAGAGGCCGGCGTCGACAACGGCCGCCATCGCGGCCACGTCCAGCGGCACGCCGAGCAGCGTCTGAATCGCGAGGGCCGCCTCCGCCGGCGTCTGCAACAACGCGCGGTGCTCTAGCTCCAGCAGCCGGGTGTCGGGGCGCTGCGACAAAAACGACGCCGCCCGCGCCAGCTGCTGCGCAAACACCCCCTTGAGGCGATCGGGCGCGATCGCCGCGCCGGTCGTCCCGGCGCGGGCGATCATCTTCTGCTGCGACTGGAGCACCTCGTCGAGGTCGCGTCGCACCAAGATCGCCCGGCAAGGCACGCCGGCAGGGAGGTGAACGACCAGCGGGGCGACAATCTTGACGGCCGAACCGCCGGCCTCCGCCAGCCAGCGCGCGTCCGCGGCGAGGCGTTTGACGGCCTCGTGTTCGTAGTACCCCCGAGGGTTGTCCTCGTCCACCGGTCGGGCGCCGTCGCTGTGCACGGGGAGCCCCCCCGCGGCCAGCATCTGCATCACCATCGAGGTGCCGGACCGCGGGAGTCCGGTGACGATCGTGACAAATCCGGTGGGCGGGTCGATGCGAAGTGTCGTCATGGGTCGTTATTCGTGAGCAGCAAAGAGGTCCGCGGTAGCAGTCCCCGATCCGCGTTAGCGCGTTATACCTTGGATGTGCGTGGGCGTCCCCCCGGTCGCCGTGGAGACCGCACCGGACCCCCGACGGCGCCAACGGCCAAGAGAACCGCTGCGTTAAACTCCGGGGCCACTCCCACTCTCGCTGGGGCTGCTTATCGACCTTAGCTTACGCCGCTTTGCTTATTCGGGCGAAATCTTGTTCTCGGGACCCGGGCTGGTCGCGCCGAAGCCGGCGAGCTTTGCTTGGAGCGCGGCGATCGACACGCCGGATTCTTCACTCCGGTGCGTGTAGGCCGAGTGCGGTGGGCGCGGCGCCTTGGTCATCGGTCGCCGCAGACCCACCGCCGGCGAAACAGCAGCGGGCCCCCACCTGCCACCCGCCCGACCCGCGAAAGACCGTGCCGAGCTTTCGTTCCGACAGCACGTTGGCCAAGGGCCCTCGCACCATCACCGCTGCGGGCGCCGGCTTGGCGGACCGCGCGAGCCCGCATCGATCACCGCAATGCCCTCGGTGAGACCCAGAGGCTCCCACGAATCCGGCAAGAACCAGTACAATCGGCCCGTCGCCCGAGCAGGCGTTGGCCTGAAAGGGATGGGCGAACACGGCCGACACCCAACGAGCGCACCGCCGCTCGACCGCCACGCTCGAAGACGACCTATTTGCCCAAGGACCCAAGATGGTGATCATCGAGCGGACGGTTGGGGAGTCCATCCGCGTACAGGGCGCCCTCATCCACATCGAGCAGATCGTCGGCGACGCCGTGCGTCTGGGGGTGGAGGCAGACCGGAGCATTTCGGTGCACCGTGGCGAGGTTTACGATGCGATCCAGCGGAGCATCGCCCCTGCCGGTCCTGAGGGATGAGGCGCGTGGCGGCGTTCGCGCCAGCAGACAGGCAGGAAACAAGCATGCAGCGGCCGGACTCGTTTCGCGCGGGCCGTGTCTGCCCCGTGTCCTAGGCCCGCAGCGAAGCCACCTCGGCGACGATCGACAGCGTTGGTCGCGTCGTGAAGAACGCCGACTTCAGCTTCCAGACGCCCCCGCCCGGCCCCTTTTTTCAGAGCTTTGATTGCTGCTGCGATCCAGCGAACGCATAGAACCCTCCCCGCCATTCGGGCGACGACCCCATCCGCTCGGCCACGTCTGCCGACGGGTGGCCGATGTGACGCATCACCGCCGCGAGCTGGCCCGCGTCGGCGCGGAGCTCGTCGTGGAGCACGCACTCGTCAAGGTACTTCAGCAGCGCATGACTCCCCTCGGAGTGCCCCGGCCGAGCGAGGGTCGCCAGCAGCACACGCAGCTCCAGTTCGACCACAAGGTCGAGCCAGCGCGGGTCAAAGCAATCCGCGAACCGGCGCCAAAGCAACGCGTTGGCGCCGTTGGGCATACGAGCAGAAAAGGCGCCCATGGCCAGCTGCTGGATTACGTACGTGCAATAGTCGCTGCGCGAAGCGCGGTCGGTTTGGCGCAGGTAGGGGTGGAACGCGTCGTAGACTTCCGCAGGGTCCCAGCTCTGAAACGCGACATGGACAACGAGAGGAACGTAGGGAGGGAACAGGTCTGGCAACGCCGCCACCAGCGCGTTCCGCAGCGCCGGTCCACCGCAGGCCATGCGCTCGACGAGATGCCCTGGGCGTCGGGCGCCTTAAAACCGTCCCACTCGACCGGCATGGCCTCGCGTCGATCGAAGGCCTCCAACAAGAAGGCCTCGACCGCCGATTCCTGCTCGCGCCCACGCAGCGCTCCGAACAAACGCGCTAGTTCCGCGGCGTGTTGCTTGTACACCCCGCGGTACGGGGGGCCGGCCGAGGTGATCGCCGCGAGACGGTCGCGCGCCTCGCCGATCACTTCGTCGCTGCTGCGTTCCGGGAGCGGGTCGTGTGGGCCGGCGGTCCGCACCGCCACGAGTTCACCACGTTCGTCCGCCTTGAAGCGGAGGCCTTGGACCGCGGGCGGGCGACACGGACCGAGAGGGGACCGTTTCGATGCGGCGTAAGCCCATGTATTTCCAACAGGCAGGCAAGCTCCATGCAGATGTCTGCTGACACCCACTCCTTGTCGATATTCCAATGGGGCTCGCCGGCGTCGTCGAGGTCGAGGTAGAGGTGCTGCTGGAGTGCCGCGACGATCCGGATCAGAGCGTCATGCGAGAGTTGGCTGGGATCGGCGGGCGTTTGTCGCGGCGTGGCGGTCGGCTCGACGGCAAAGTCGGGGCCCGCAGCAGCCAACGAGCTGCCGACATCGGTCTCGGCCAGAGCGATCAAGGGGGATACCGCAAGCCCACACACCGCGGCCTCGGCCGTTCCGCCGGTCCCTTCAGCATCCCACTCGACGACAATCTGCTTCAGCCTTGTATCGCTCGCAAAGGCGTCTTGCACGACGCCCCCGGCTACGCTCAGGATCACGTGCATGGCGCCCTGGGTGTCAGAAGGTTGAGAAACCCAGCCCGCAGAGAGCTAGCTATTGAGAGCCGGCCGCTCAGGGGTCAGTCGGTCGGCGGCGGAGACCGCTCACGGGCGGCAAGGCCATCAAAGCGACGACCGTCGCCGGGCAACGTTTTGGCGAGACGCCTGCTCCCGCTCCTGGGGCCTCGGAGCAAGACTGATTACGGGGGCTTGCCGATGTGACGGCGCTCGACGGTCGTGCAGTTTGGGGCATGGTGGAGAGTGCGTCGTTCTGCTTCACCTCTGCGGGATCCTGGCTTCTTCGAGCCGCTGAGGCGAGCTGCACCGCCGCGCCGTGGGGTTGGCCGTTCGGTGCTGACGTGATGAGCACCGACAGCCGTGGTGGAGCGACATGAAGCCGCGTTGAACTACTAGCCTGTGCATCTTGCTCGCAACCTCAACAGAGCCGACGTGTTACTTGCCGTAGCGTTTGTACAAGCCGCGCCGTCCCCTGGGGTTACGACCTCGCGCGATTACGAGTTGGAGAACAACCGAGTTGGTTTGTGCCTCTGGCCAGGCAGCAAGGAAGCGAATGCACGAACCTCCGCACCCGAGCAGCCAACCGCCGATGTTCAGATCTCGCCGCCGAAGGCGGACCACGCTTGCAAAGCCTCGCCCTCGTCGAGCAACTCTTCACTCCACACTTCTTCGTCATCGGTCCACGCCAACGTATCGACTTCGCACCGGGCGATGGGGTAGAGGATCAACGAGTCGTCCAGCCGCCGGGGGGCGTCATCAGCTTGCTGAGTCATCGCCGCGAACACTAGGTCACGGGGTTCGTTTGCCGCCATCGGCCGGTCCCGTAAGAACGCGGCGAGGGCTGCCGAGGGGAGCGATGCCGGAAGCGAAGACGCTGCGGCAGAGGGAGACGCCTCCGCCAACGACGCCAAGGCAGGCGCCGCCGTGGCCGGCGCCGACTGACCGAGGCGGTCGCGCCACACGCTGTAGTCGGCGGCGTCTACTTGGCCGTCGTTGTTGCCGTCCGCTTGCAATCCGATGCCGCTGGTCGCGCCGAAGTGGGTCTTCCAGAAGGCGTAGTCGAGCTGATCGACTGTGCCGCTGCGGTCGTAGTCGCCCGGCAGCGTGGGCGCCGTCGCGGCGACCGCGAAGTTCTGATTGAACAACTGGTTCGAGCCGTTGAGCGTGAGCCGCAGCGAGCCGGGCGCCAGCGTGTTGGCGAGCACCGCCAGCGAGCCGTTATTCGCGTCGCCGCGGACCGCCGCCAGGTCGACGATGTCGTCGCCGTTGAGGTCGGCCGCGAGCACCTGCTTGACGCCGCTGGCGACCAGTGAGGCGAAGCTCGCCAGCCCCGTGCTCTCCGGGAAGCTGTAGACGCCGCCGTTGTTCCGCAACAGCACCACGTCGTTGTCGAGCGAGCGCCCCACCACCAGGTCGGCGTCGCCGTCCTGGTCGATATCGACGACCGACACCGACCTCGGGCCCTGGGCGACGGGGATCGGCGTCAGGCCGGTCAGCACGCCGGCGCCGTTGTTGATCAGGCGAAAGACGCTGTTCGCGCCGATGCTGGCGCCCACCACGTCAGGCGCGGTGCTCCCGCCGATGTGGGCGATGGTCACCGACGCCGGCCCTGCGCCAACCGGCACGGCCGCGAGCGCCGTAAAGCTCGTCCCGCCGTTGTTTCGGAGCACCTGCACGGAGTGACCGTCGAAGTTGCCGATGACAACGTCCGGGTAGAGGTCGCCCGTGAGGTCCCCCACCGCCAGCGATAGTGGGCCTGAGGCCCCCATCGCGACGTCGGCCAGCGGCGTGAAGCTGGGCGAAGTCAGGCCACTGTTGAGCAAGAACCTCACCCGGTCGTTCGGCTGGGCGCCGACGTCAAGCGTCACCACCAAGTCGTCGTCACCGTCGCGATCGAGGTCCGCTACCGAAACGTGGGCCCGGGCGAACAGCAGGGCCGAAGCGGGATTCAGTGGGTCTTGTCGCAGCGCGACCTCCTGCGGGGCCCGCGTGAACCCGCCGG from Pirellulimonas nuda includes:
- a CDS encoding matrixin family metalloprotease, translating into MHQPLRFAFLLSALLGAVPDAAGFFANGSWPATAVDGPTPASGVPITLTWSIVADGVPIPSLGPSPGRANNLAAVFDGLIGGSGVPDVVDKPWFALIEDSFDRWAELSGVTLLYEPNDDGQPLGAAPGVPGVRGDIRLAGASIDGVGTALGQSGYLPDGDITLDTSEAAYFGDPTDDYLRFRHTLMHEIGHSLGLGHTESFNALVLMSPTASTAFDGPQFDDLRGAHQLYGDAYEKQAAAGNNAPGSATPLGALAIGGSLQIGGDVPASSAPIGPQQTDFVSITNQSDEDYFAFTIAEPASVDLTLTPVGRTYSERSNPSDLYTTVNSARQSDLSLQLYRAAGGTPVLLATAAAAGLGVAESLLGVELSLPGEYLVRVAGGADSVQFYSLAIAAEAVVIDPPTLVGDFNQDGLVDAADYSVWRDLLGTSTPLANAPDSPGIVDQADYQSWRTAFGGRLEAAGVTPVPEPASVTFCIVVAALTYVRRTAWL
- a CDS encoding PEP-CTERM sorting domain-containing protein; translated protein: MSPHQDRDAAASHKTSSRRVAYTLAAGAAAGGLAADSDGAVVYSGPQDLPVAQFGALDLNLDGDAYTDVLLKNYVLGAGNYQGATVNGYPGKLVGFNNGLAYVSALSAGSLIDGSTLGTGFFGSLAYGAANPNAEFNSVSGAYIGLSFPIGGNAPQFAHYGWVRVSIDNAAGTFVINDWAYDDVPGQGILAGQVPEPGSLGLLAAGALGVAALKRRRSAAQA
- a CDS encoding PEP-CTERM sorting domain-containing protein, coding for MHAPQQSNALPNAIPSGGAANARRLAYALAAGAAAGSADAAVVWSGVQDLSIGQGLAQDLNLDGDAFTDVLLKNYVFFGGNYQGATVNGAPGQLAAFRGALIYASALGSGAMIDASVVGPTFFGSLAYGAANPAAEFNDVEGAFLGLSFPIGGNAQANIHYGWLRVSVNNAAGTFVVNDWAYDDDPGVGILTGDTGPAGTPGDFNEDGLVDAADYSVWRDNLGAQVGLPNGVDNGGPVGQADYDLWAAGFGGPAAGEAAAGAAVPEPSTLGLLAAGVLGVAALRRKRGRPG
- a CDS encoding alkaline phosphatase family protein — protein: MRFERNRGSDAPDRVLLVGWDAADWQMIQPLVERGLMPTLASLMREGAWGNLASIQPMLSPMLWNSIATGKRASKHGVYGFTEPDPDHGGVRPSSSTTRKCKALWNIATQCGLKSNVVGWYASHPAEPIDGVMVSNQFEVFRPQGDGVSPPAPQSVHPPELLESLAELRVRPAEIDAAAILPFIPDAARLVGQDAHRVGKLQQLLAQTATVHAAATRLMTDTDWDFSAVYYEGIDRFGHEFMEFHPPKMDAVSQADFEAYRHCMAGVYRFHDMMLQTLLTLAGDRTAVVLMSDHGYYSNHLRPDPRPGKAGPVEWHRPFGVLAAKGPGVRPGSRLFGASILDVAPTVLRLLGLPAGYDMPGRELAEALVCPPGPERVNSWEQIDGPCGMHPADLRVDPVEAREAMQQLVALGYIDAPSEDTEASVRDTIAQNQLVLAQSMVDAGEFQEALAVIDAIDPTLRETTPGQLLRASCLLALGDRAAARQTLAPLADSGEDAPRMHMMLGTLELADGDTEQALAHFQQVAAASPRLPGLHTKLGGVYLTVGRYDQAIEAYERALEIDPESPPALEGLARARLETGRPQEALDLALCAAEFVHQFPRAHLTIGRAMIALGDYPGAAEALELCVRQAPKLADAHRALAAVYRELGDSARAVESELRASRVLA
- a CDS encoding DUF1559 family PulG-like putative transporter, with translation MRGAILPVITVCNAALGTGVPARRRGPSPRPGFTLVELLVVIAIIGILVAMLLPAVQSAREASRRSSCANNIRQLGIAALNFESGNRRLPPGFLGSKNYAFPNANAEGAGKFNQWVGVLAQLLPYVEAGAVHDRLTTDYGIGADQYDLNYWTSPNAWAAGQSRITNFRCPTVPDELPVDAVVDKVYVKDGGGSSSPVPVATFESPSGANYQQKSAVWPVPTGSVLGLTSYQGVWGVYGEVGPNARVVSADGTVFSVDRDLLGVFSIRSKTRMGQVTDGTSKTLMFGEAPGTIGSNFIDGVSGNRTGGFSQGVAWIGSCLLPTYLGLDLGRETQFAAAGDNPQYNTKWSYFGSMHPGVVQFTFVDGSTRSLTREIDVDLFKALSSMRGGELVSEDQL
- a CDS encoding sulfotransferase family protein, translated to MTTLRIDPPTGFVTIVTGLPRSGTSMVMQMLAAGGLPVHSDGARPVDEDNPRGYYEHEAVKRLAADARWLAEAGGSAVKIVAPLVVHLPAGVPCRAILVRRDLDEVLQSQQKMIARAGTTGAAIAPDRLKGVFAQQLARAASFLSQRPDTRLLELEHRALLQTPAEAALAIQTLLGVPLDVAAMAAVVDAGLYRCRKQA
- a CDS encoding carbon storage regulator, which produces MVIIERTVGESIRVQGALIHIEQIVGDAVRLGVEADRSISVHRGEVYDAIQRSIAPAGPEG